Within Sorangiineae bacterium MSr11367, the genomic segment GAGGTACGGTGGGCGCTCGCCTTGCCGCCGCATGGCTGCGCGGCGAACGGCAGAGCGAGGACACAGGGATCGGTCAGTACACAGGTGAGCTCACGCTCGACTTGAATAAGCGTGGGCAGGTGCACCCGGTGTTCGGCGTCGGCTTCGGCGTGGCGCGCGTGAGCAGGCCGGAAGGGAGCGGCAACGTGGGCATCGGCATCGCGCGCTTCGGGCTCGAGTATTCGCTCGGGCTCGAGGACACGGACGTGCGTCTCGGCGGTGGCATCACCGGCGTGCTTCCCGGCCCCTCGGATCGGGAGGTGTCCAACGTGAAGCCGTACGCGCTCGTGGGCGCGAACGTGGCCATCGGCTTCTAAGGAAGCGCCCACTCGACGGGCGCGCGGCCCACTTGCGCGAGCAACTGGTTGATCTTCGAGTAGGGGCGGCTGCCGAAGAAGCCCGTATGCGCGGATAGCGGCGAAGGGTGGACGCCTTCGAGCACGCGGTGGCGTGAGGCGTCGACCAGCGATTTCTTTTTCTTCGCGTGCGCGCCCCAGAGAACGAAGACCGAGGGCGCGCACTTCTCGCTGGCCGTGCGGATGATGGCATCGGTGAGCTTTTCCCAGCCCTTGCCTTTGTGCGAGTTCGCTTCTCCCTCGCGCACGGTGAGCACCGTGTTGAGAAGGAGCACGCCTTGCTTCGCCCACGGCACGAGCGAGCCGCTGCTCGGCGGCCGACAGCCGACGTCGGCGGCGAGCTCCTTGAACATGTTGACCAAGGAAGGCGGCGGCTTGATGCCCTGGCGCACGCTGAAGGCGAGGCCCTCCGCTTGCCCAGGGCCATG encodes:
- the ung gene encoding uracil-DNA glycosylase; translated protein: MAASIPKAWLEALSRERSASWFQELCTFVDGERARGPVYPPEVDVFAALEHTPLDDVKVVLVGQDPYHGPGQAEGLAFSVRQGIKPPPSLVNMFKELAADVGCRPPSSGSLVPWAKQGVLLLNTVLTVREGEANSHKGKGWEKLTDAIIRTASEKCAPSVFVLWGAHAKKKKSLVDASRHRVLEGVHPSPLSAHTGFFGSRPYSKINQLLAQVGRAPVEWALP